CGAGAGAGAGCAATTCTCCTGAAATTCTAGGAGCTTTAGTGGACTGAAAACTCAATATGAGTTAGTAGTGTGATGtggcagtcaaaaaaaaaaaaaaaaaagctaacatttGGGGTTATATTAAGTGAAATGCTGAAGCATGAATtccagaaataaggagggagaagTTCTGTTTTACTCTGCCTTGTTCAGACCACACCAGGAAGATGGTTCTAGGCACAGTACTGGAAAGGATACTGATAGtttggagggggcagctaggtggtactatAGTtcatagaatgctgggcctggaattaggaaaacttatcttcatgagttcaaatccacactcagatacttacaaacatgtgattctgagcaaatcacttcactctgtttgcatcagtttcctcatttgtaaaatgagagggagaaggaaatagcaaaccactttggttttttggccaagaaaatgccaaaataggtcacaaagagtcagacatgactgaacaagaataATAACAAATTGGAGAGCATCTGTAGAAACTTAAACAGGATGGGAAAGGAGCAAAATCCTTGTCATATGAGGATTAATTGAAAGGAGTAAGAGAAATTTCTTTTGAAGGAGACATTGGGAGAGGAGTCAGCACTGTCATGATAACtgatttaagtatttgaagggatGTGATACGGAAGAATTAGACTCTTACATCTTAGTCTCTTAGGATTAAAGGGTTGAAATAGCAACGAGGTGAATTTAGGCTTGATGGAAACTTCCTGGCAATTAGAGCCattcaaaaatagaatttaatattttGGGAGGGTGGAGTAGGTCACTCTTCATTGGAAATCTCTAAGCAAAGGCTGAATAACCACTTGCCAGGTATGTTAGAGTGGGTATTCTTTTTAGttataggttggactagatggccattgaagtctcttccaactgtaaaattctgtgattctatcatTTCTCTATACATATGCTAGAATCATAGGCTTTCAgcattggaagggatcttagaggtacCTCATCTATGGGAGTAGTGAACCCATAACTCCATAGGAATAGACactagaactgtgatttcattggcataagaGACTCATAAGTGAGGAAATTCTATATATCAGTGCCAGTTTtcactttctctgcaatttataattctaGGAACTTGCCCATTGCATTGATGGGTAAAGTAAGTTTGGCTGAAGTCACACACTTAGTGTGTTTCAGAGATGAGATGTGGTTCTAATTCTTCTAGATTCCATGACCATCTTGATACCCACTTACAATATTGGTCATCTAGCTTCTGCCTGAAGATCTTCACTAATAGGGAATTTGCTTTGATGCAGCccattccatttcttttatttttctatctttcctccctccttccttcctttctctctctctttctttctttctttccttctttccttctttctttcttccctccctccttccttccttccttcctttctctctctctctctctttctttcttttttcctttctttcttttttcctttctttctttcttcctttcctttcctttcctttcctttcctttcctttcctttcctttcctttcctttcctttcctttcctttcctttccttccttccttccttccttccttccttccttccttccttccttccttccttccttccttccttccttccttccttccttccttccttccttccttccttccttccttccttccttccttccttccttccttccttccttccttccttccttccttcctttttctcttttttttcttctctctctctctctctctctctctctctctctctctctctctctctctctctctcaggcaattggggttatgcgacttgcccaggatcacatggctgaGAAGTATttgaggcaaatttgaactcaggtcctcctgacttcagggctggttctctgtCCATTCTACCTCCTAGCTGCCACAGCTATTCCATTTCTAGATAGTTCCAATTGgcacaaatttttttccttataatggGTTGAAACCTATCTTCTTGCCTCTCTATAACTTTTACTCTATTGATCTTGATTCTATCCCCAAAGGTGAAGTGGACTAGATAGAATCTGACATAAAGCAGCTCTCAATATATCTGAGAATTATGATGTCATTTCTCCAGGCTAAAAATCTTAAGCTTTTTCAACTATTCTTCTAATGCGATGGTTTTGAGTTCCCCAACTTGGGCTTCCTGTTTTTGATGAACTTTCGAATGATAATGTCTCTTTTAAAAAGCAGAACACAAAAATTAATTCTGTACAATGGGTGTGGTCTGACTAAGGCAAACTATAATAAGACTGTCATATTCTTTGCTTGTCTGGACTTTTCTATTAATGAAGCCTGAGAACCCACAGGCCATTTTAGCTACCACCCCTACCCTATGGAGTCATATGTGGTCAGTCCACTAAaactctcaagattttttttttcatataaattgttttctagcTCCATTTCTTTCCTCCCATATCTTactcttgcaatttttttttaaacctgaatGTAAAGactttttatttccctccattaCATTTCCTCCTGTCAGCTTCAGGTTACCATTTGGGCTTTGTTCGATCATTTTGGACTCTGTCAGTCAAGATATCTGTTGTCTCTCCAACTTTGGACAGTAGCTCAGCCATTGAAAGAAATCTCTCATTTCTGGTCTGTTTGGTGACCAAAACTATAGGCAGAAGGTTTAGGGACTGTTCTTTAGTACCTGTGAGAAGGAGGCTAGTTCTGTATGCATGAAGCTCAGGAACTCAGTCTTGGAGAGGGTGTTTGGAGAGTTAGTAATCTCCCGGCCAGCATACTTCTGGAAAACAGCTATCATGGACTCAATGCATCTCTCTGTTTCAGTGGGAGTGACTTTTTTGGCCTTTGGAAAGGAAACAACAGGTATAGATTATAAT
The Sminthopsis crassicaudata isolate SCR6 chromosome 4, ASM4859323v1, whole genome shotgun sequence genome window above contains:
- the S100A11 gene encoding protein S100-A11, with the protein product MAKKVTPTETERCIESMIAVFQKYAGREITNSPNTLSKTEFLSFMHTELASFSQNQDPGVLDRMMKKLDLNCDGQLDFQEFLNLIGGLAQACHASFTQQPSKKI